The genome window TGGACATCAGCGTATCTGGCGACGAATACGCCCCTTTCATTTCATTGTAAACGATTCCCGAGATGACGAGTTCGCTTGTGATATCATCATGACGGGAGAACTCCAGATGGTGGCCCTCCTGATAAAAGGTCTTCTGGAGGAGCCGTGGTCTCAGGACAAGGTCGGTATAGACGCGGGCGAGATTAAAAAAGTCCTTTCTCACCTGGCTTGCCACCGGGTAGATGGTCTTATCTGGATAGGTAAAGGCATTGATAAAGGTCTGAAGCGTTCCTTTGACCAATTCATTAAATACATCTTTCAATGGATACCTTTCAGAACCAGCGAGCACGGCATGTTCCAGGATGTGTGGAATGCCCGTAGAATCACCCAGTGGGGTACGGAAACCGATGGCGTAAAGGTTTTCCCGATCGTCACAGTGGAGATGAAGGACCTTTGCCCCGGTCATCTCATGTTCTATTTCATAAGCGGTAACACGAATGTCCGGTATCTGTTCTATCCTCAAGATGCGAAAACCGCCCAGCTTTTCCCCCGTCGAAAGCGTTGGGGCAGGACTGTCCATGGACACTGTCATGCTATTCTCCTTTTCCCTGTACAAAAATTAAACGCACTATTTCACCGCAAAGACACCGAGAACGCAAAGGGAAGATAGATTTTCCTTATAAATCTCTCCCTTTAAGGAATTCGCTTATACTTTCTGTTGCAAGTTATCCCGATAAACTTTTGACATTTTCTATGATAATTGTTATCACAGAACCAAACAAAAGTCTACTGCATCGGGGAGGGGGCTTATCCTGCGGGTCCGATCTCATAGGCGGGATCAGGGGGGAGAACGGTGATTCTTGGACCACCACCCTGACTGCCACTTAGGAGGCGGGACCTGTTGGATGTATTCCCTGTAAGGCGTGCGGTAGTAAACCATCATGGTTATCCATTTCTCTTGAACATCTTTAAAATGCCAAGAGAGCACAAATCCAACATGGAAGGGGGAGGTACAATGAGAATAGAGCACGACTTATTGGGAGAAAGGGAAGTCCCGGACGACGTATATTGGGGTGTACATACACTGAGGGCGCAGGAAAATTTTAATGTCTCCGGTTACAGGCAACGCCCCGAGCTTACCCGTGGCCTGGTCCAGGTCAAAAAGGCCTGTGCCCAGGCTAACCTGGAAATGGGACACCTTGCCAAAGACAAGGCAAAAGCCATAATAACTGCCTGCAATGAGATAATAGAGGGGAAATTTCATGACCAGTTTGTTGTTGATGTGTTCCAGGGTGGAGCGGGTACATCCGCCAACATGAACGCCAATGAGGTTATTGCCAATCGTGCCATTGAGCTTTTGGGGGGTAAGAAGGGCGACTATGAAATCGTGCACCCCAACAACCATGTCAACCGTCACCAGTCCACCAATGATGTTGTCCCCACCGCGATAAGGGTTGCCCTCGTCGGGTTGTTCCGCAAGTTGCCGGAAACAGTGGGAGATCTGCAGAAAGCCTTCCGGCGGAAGGCAGATGAGTTCAGTGATGTTCTGAAGATGGGCAGAACTCAACATCAGGATGCAGTACCGATGTACCTGGGGGATGAATTCCTTGCTTACTCTGAGGTGATGAAGCGTGACAGGCAAAGGCTGGAGATGTGCGAGCCGATACTCAACAGGGTAAACCTCGGTGGGACAGCTATTGGTACAGGAATTGATGCTCCCTGCGGATTCGGGCAGCTGGCGATAAAGAAGCTCAATGGAAACACCGGCTCCAGTTTTTTTCAGGCCAGGAACCTGATTGATGCCACGCAAAATATTGATGCCTTTGCCGTGGTAGCGGCGGCACTAAAAGTCCATGCGGCAAACATCTCCAAGATAACGAGTGATTTGATGCTCCTTCACTCCGGTCCCAGCACGGGGTTTGGCGAGATAACACTTCCTGACATGCAAGCGGGCTCGTCTATCATGCCCGGAAAGGTCAATCCGGTAATTGGAGAAATGGTTGAGCAGGTTGCCATGCAGGTGATCTCCAACGAGTATGTGGTTTGCATGGTTGTCAGGCGTGGACGGCTGGAACTGAATGCCTTTTTACCCCTCCTTTCGCACTGCCTGTTCGAATCGGTAATCATCATGGCGGCGGCGGATAGAATCTTTACAGAGAGGATGGTGTCGGGTATTAAGGCCAACAGAGAGGCCTGTGCCGAGCACATCAGGCGGGGGTGGTTGCAGGCCGGACTTCCCGCCCTTGTCCGTCACATAGGTTACTGCCGGGCTACGGAAATCGGCAAGATAGCCAAGGAACAGGGAAAGACTCCACGTGAAGTAATCCTCTCTGAAGGCATCTTCACCGAGGAAGAGCTGGATAGAATCCTCCTGTGCGGCCTGAGGGGCTTCGGGGGGGAGGAAGAGGATCGATCGGAATG of Syntrophales bacterium contains these proteins:
- a CDS encoding aspartate ammonia-lyase — protein: MRIEHDLLGEREVPDDVYWGVHTLRAQENFNVSGYRQRPELTRGLVQVKKACAQANLEMGHLAKDKAKAIITACNEIIEGKFHDQFVVDVFQGGAGTSANMNANEVIANRAIELLGGKKGDYEIVHPNNHVNRHQSTNDVVPTAIRVALVGLFRKLPETVGDLQKAFRRKADEFSDVLKMGRTQHQDAVPMYLGDEFLAYSEVMKRDRQRLEMCEPILNRVNLGGTAIGTGIDAPCGFGQLAIKKLNGNTGSSFFQARNLIDATQNIDAFAVVAAALKVHAANISKITSDLMLLHSGPSTGFGEITLPDMQAGSSIMPGKVNPVIGEMVEQVAMQVISNEYVVCMVVRRGRLELNAFLPLLSHCLFESVIIMAAADRIFTERMVSGIKANREACAEHIRRGWLQAGLPALVRHIGYCRATEIGKIAKEQGKTPREVILSEGIFTEEELDRILLCGLRGFGGEEEDRSE